CTTCAGAAGCGCTGAGCTTCCTCCAGATCCATCATCATTTGCTGTAAGGGACTTCTTGCTAATTATCCTGTATATTTCTGTTAGCACTGTCAAAAATGCAGTTTCAACGTTTGTTGCTTCGAGAGCTGATGTCTCCATAAAGAAAAGGTTTTCTCTTTGTGCAAATTCTTGTGCATCTTCTGTTGGCACTGCTCGAAGACTTCCCAAGTCACACTTGTTTCCTATGAGCATAATCACGATATTTTTATCAGCATGCCCCCTTAGTTCTTCCAGCCACCTCACCATGTGGTCAAATGACTGACGCTTGGTCATGTCATAAACTAACATTGCCCCAACTGCTCCTCGGTAATATGCACTTGTCACTGCCCTGTACCTGAGGAGAGAATTGACGATGACTTCAAAAACCAGAAACTAAAACAGATTCATGCCATCTTAACGTAACAAACAACCCACCCCGGACATAATAAGTTGAGGCTATAGATTGAGACACCCTCTAGCAGATAGAATCAGTTATTTATGGATTCAAATGAAACATgatcttaaaaattttctcaGCAATATCAATAGGAGAATCTGAGCTAACAACCTCTAAATTTAGAATAACTTAAATGTGACCTAACCTCTCAAACCAAGCTGATTGTTACGCATATTAGGTAATAAAACAGGTTATGCATTCCCATCAATTTTTACAAACAATACATATCCTTTCATGGTTCAGCAAAAATATACAGAAAATAATAACATGGAAGTGGAATCAGTTAGAAAAGCAATGGCATTAGAGTAAAAGTTTGTTCATTGATAAGTTGCAGagttttgaagaaatatttagcCGATATGTATATGAAGACTATAAGTAAGCTAAGAAGAGGATTTGTTTTCCTTTATCTAGATTATCAGGATGCTAAAGAGTTCGAAATCATCTGACTCTAACCTGGATACGAAGATTTTTTTATGGTTGAAAGAGTTGAGAGCTTGATAAGATTCTCAGTTGTCAGGTTTCTGATGTTGACAGTCTACTCTTGAAATTCCCTCATCGAATTTTGTTAAAGTACATGCATTTGATGGTTGCTGAAATAAAGGATCAATGAAAAGATGGTTCGATAGAATTTTGGTAATGAAGTTGGGtttcaaactgaaaatatttatgatgtCTGCTCATATGGTTCAAAACCTTATACATTAATCTTTCTCCAAATGTATAAGAAAAAGTTCCTCAAATGCTAACAAAAAGCTCTTGGAGAATTTTGTTCAGATTAACTTATCCAAAAGGGAACAGATTGGCCAGAtgatataagaaaatatttagcCTTCAATCACCATAATGAGCACAAAGGCTGATCAGTATACCTCTGGTGGATGCAGATAAAAGACAGCAGAATAAAGAGAGCATCTCAAATGAAAGATTATGTACTGGGAAGGGGCTTGAAGAATGCAGAAGGAAAGAACAAGTTTGGATTGATAAATTTGGAATGTAAGCTAGAGATCCCTACCTTTAACGAAGTTTCATCGAGAGAGAAGGCAAGAAAAACTGTTCAGCATGCAAACCGAGAGAACAGATACAGGGAATGATTATCAGGGTGGTAAACTTTCGAATGgtaaaccaaaaaatatatgataatcatGCTGCTGATACACTGACAGGTCAATAAGTAATTAGACATAACATAAAGCTAGAAACCTATATGGTCCTAGTTTGCTGATGCAGTTGGGTCAACATGCCCAGCGCAAGCACAAATTTTGGGCAGCATTGCGTAACAAGTCAGGCTTAACCAACACAAGAATTAGAAGTACAAGGTAAGTTAACAACTGGACATGACCTGAGAAATTATATCTACATAAAAGTTCGTTTCTATTCTGGtatagtatataaaataataagaattaaaACTCTAATGATGCCAAAATCACACAAAAATCGATGTCCCCGATTAATAATAATGCTGCATTGCATATTCGAAAAGCAGAATTCATTCACTTAAAAGGAGGACACATATTCATGGTGTTAGTTGCTGAAACAAAACCCTGTTAGATGCTGAAAACTATTCAAGGCGGACTGTATCAACAAGCTTTCTGAAATCTATAGATTATTTGGGAATTCTAAAAATTCTTTCATTTCTCAAGTATCTTAAATTTCCTTGTCAAGAAAGCTGAAAAAAGGGAGAGTTATTCTTGCTACACAATCGAGTTACAGCAGCCTCTCCACAGAGCAGacatatttattcaataaattaaatcatgCTTAAGCTCCAAGCAAGAAATGAGAAACTATAGGGCTGTATACCCTCAAGCATGATGGGGGAATTAACATCTACAAAAGATTTTGTATCATCTACACTAACAGCACCCTTAGAGAACCTTAAAGAGGAAAGTCACCCAACAACTCTTTAACTAACTCCTAATCTCAGACTTCTTTCGAGACTCCCTAATCATAACCTAAACCAATCATTTGCTGAGCAAGGCCACACTTTGCCATACAAAAGGGCTGCTTTTGACACCATTTACACGAAGCCATTCCCAGGCTACCCATTTTTCATCTCTTCATTCCGTTTCACCTGAGAAccaattaatcatttttttgaattcctAAAACATTACAGACACAAATGTTTCACTCCACCAACTAGAATTGTAAATTAAACACATTATGCAGTGTCAAAGATATTAAAGACACGACGTGTAAAATCCAATTCTAAATGCAACCCTAACCCCATATCCTACCTGACTccgaaaataagaaataaaactggaagatgaaaatgaatacCTTTCCTGGCCAGCAGTGTCCCAAATCTGTGCTTTAACCGTTTTGTTATCAATAATAAGCGTTTTGGTCTGAAATTCGACTCCAATTGTTGCTTTAGAATCGAGGCTAAATTCATTTCTAGCAAAACGTGCGAGGAGATTAGATTTTCCCACGGCGGAGTCACCAATCAATAccactttgaatacataatcaATCTTTTGACTGTAATCTGACATTGTCAATTACCAGAAACAATATCAAAACTCCAATCCAACCCACAGATTTGGACCTAAAAACAATACAATTTCGTAAGATCAATCATGTGTAGACATTCATCGGTGAACAAGATCTGAAGCTCATGGAATGGAAGATCAAATGAGATTGGAAATCGTTTTGTGTGAAGAGGGAAATATGAGACCAACGGTCAATGCGGGGACCGTTAACGGTTTGCTGCTTTGCTTACCACTCCTAATGTTATGGTGTGCTCGGGAACATTTGTTTTAGGTGCTCTTGCAAGTATTGCTACATCTCGGCCTATGATTTTTAaatcacccaaggtttggccataaactttttttaccctttatatgtataaataacaatttctcacataaaatcaaacttaaacaacactttctaaccaaaaaaaaaaaaactccattAACGTAACATCAATATTATGAAgtgaaattaccattttatctttattattttattttttaaaattattaaataaccctaaattaatcaaaattaaaataacttttaaatattcaaattatacaagaagtatatatatatattttttatttcaccttcatcattttttcctttctttgtaTAGATAGAGGTGTATTTGACATAAAATTGTATATCAGAAGGTAAaccataacttttaaaatattaggaaatctttttgaaatttttttaggttattggaaatataaaaaaagtttaaaagctttaaaaaattttaaaatatcactcTACttctaatagttttaaaaatgacaattataccttaaaaaattgaatataatacaataaattataggtgtaaatgttatattataactattaaggtcatacaataattttaatatatataaaagtgtaaaaaattcataaattaatttataggttttaaacttttttaatggGATAATCAATTTATcgtgtttaaaatatttaaatctaataaaCAATGAttgtttttcttcaaaatttatgaataataaaattactattttggcTTTaggttattagatttttaacatatttaaggatgtattttacaattttttttttttaattgaaggttAAATGACTACTTTTTAACATAGGAGCAATGGGTAAGGgcatttaaaattatctaataaccaaattaaactaatttttaaatcaaaattaaactgaaaaatatgttatttaaaaatcGGTTCAAATACtagttcaaaatattaaaaaaaaatcagtttttcgATTCAGTTACCGATttgtctaattttcaaaaccgaTTAACCAAATCGAACCGGTTTTTAGAAagttagataaaatattaataaaatagtgaaaatattttcaaaaattggaaaaaataataaaatatgataattttttaaaattcagttcAAAAATCGAATAACCGAAAATTTAGTTAGGTTAATTGGTATTTTTGGTTCAGTTCAAAATctattaatctttaaatcagttcgattttggttcatgatttttttccaaaccaaaaattttgttcagtttgaaaaattggCAAACTAGTTCGATTAACCGATGAACACCTTTAGTGATAGGATGAAAAATTGtcaccttttaaatttaaaaaaaatcaaattctcatcCATCATccacttttattaatgaatttgtttaatttttttagaagagCAATATTgtgcatatttatttttcaatacataaataaatatgcatataatatatcattatattattgaaaattattttatctttaattcaaaatcactcaatcacttgataatacatatcaagtatatattcatttgtgtatttaaaataaatacatatagttttattgttcttaGAAAtacttgttttattattttattaaaattataaaattgttattaacatttaatataaatgttaaattaccaatatatcttacaactttaaaaattagcaatatagacacttaaaaaaatattaaaattctatccaactttaaaatgttgcattttagtcatttattGAGGTTTGTAACTATTAaggtatattttgaaattttaaaaattttaaaaacacctcTTAACTTTTTTGAACTTCCAAAACttcctaaatttttattaacacccttatatatcaaaaatttacatttcaccctccaaactttaaaaaaggatgagaaaaaattagaaaaataaaaagaagaggaaaaatgaaaaaaaaatatatgcaaaatgggctttttctatttcatttaaTCGAACCCGTTAATAGAAGCGGATGACAGttgagaatttgatttttttaaatttaaaggatagaaatttgttatttcaacaaaccttCAAAGtagaaaataatcttttgacctttgttaaataaaataatattttgtatatttacttttgaatatataaataaatacacatataacatattattatatgattaagtatcacttaatttttaattaaaaattatctaattatttaataatatatatataatatatttttatttatatttttaaaacaagtacacataattttattaaattagggAACATAACAAAacctattatataataaaataaacggAGTAAGGCTATTGGGCTTGATCAAGGCCCGTGCAAAATATTGACTTTTGTTTCAACTATTGCCAGGTGGACATTTAACTTGACTCTCCTTccagaaaggaagaaaataaaatgtgtaGTTGTGAGTTCATTGAACaaacatagaaaataaaatgcCAGAACTTATTCGGACGAGGACTTGATCCATAAATGATGGGGGGACTAAGGTATTCCAATTGAGGAGgaaaaatacaattaaattatgaaaagaaaagaggttgacaaaaaatttgaataatgaaGATCGAGTGAAAAAgacaaataatgatattaaagaAATAAGTCAAATGCAAGAGAGAGAATAAGTGGAGGATATGACAACCGAGAATGATATGGCAACATTCTTAGTGTGATGTGACATATTTATGTGGCAAGTTATGTAGAGTCAAATTTCTTAGTTACggagaatttaatttaatttaatttttttcattttattaagtctttaatttaatgttaatttcttaatatggtaaatatttaatagttaaaattatcaagagtcttattttgagttaaaaatattttgtatttagaaaatatttttaaaaaatattattttctataattacagttt
The genomic region above belongs to Mangifera indica cultivar Alphonso chromosome 15, CATAS_Mindica_2.1, whole genome shotgun sequence and contains:
- the LOC123197201 gene encoding ras-related protein RABA4d, coding for MSDYSQKIDYVFKVVLIGDSAVGKSNLLARFARNEFSLDSKATIGVEFQTKTLIIDNKTVKAQIWDTAGQERYRAVTSAYYRGAVGAMLVYDMTKRQSFDHMVRWLEELRGHADKNIVIMLIGNKCDLGSLRAVPTEDAQEFAQRENLFFMETSALEATNVETAFLTVLTEIYRIISKKSLTANDDGSGGSSALLKGTRIIVPTQEQNSAGRGCCPS